Proteins from a genomic interval of Geodermatophilus obscurus DSM 43160:
- the mobF gene encoding MobF family relaxase, translating to MSLHKLTAGDGYTYLTRQVAAMDATERGLAGLGDYYSQRGESPGVWAGGGLAGLSGVSTGQPVAEAQMQALFGRGRHPDAGRLEAQARAAGRTAEQARAAGALGLPFLVYPAPADGLRARCAQEFAAINAARGRPRDASLPEPERARIRGEVARGMFTEAYGRPPADARELSGFLARASRLATRAVAGYDLTFSPVKSVSALWALAPREVAERVETAHAAAVADTLAWLEKHACFTRLGAGGARQVETTGLIAAVFTHRDSRAGDPDLHTHVAVSNKVQTDDGRWRAVDGRVLYKANVAASEHYNTRLEAHLVAGLGVHFAERPGREPGKRTVREVVGVDSGLLTTWSSRRQAIDVRRGQLAAGFQAEHGRPPTTSEAIALAQQATLETREAKHEPRSLAEQRAAWRKQALGVLGSPSDLAAMLDRVLGRAPAPRPSGVPEVWVRSAAATVLATVSGQRASWQFWHVCAEAERLVRAAGLAPGDVDRAVSRVTETALSPALSVPLGAPDAVVEPPELRRSDGASVYTVAGAQRYTSRAVLDAEALLVTAAGRTDGRRADPAVVELALLEATANGTELNPGQAQLVRDLAGSGARVQLAVAPAGAGKTTALATLARAWTAGGGTVLGLAPSAVAAAVLRSALAGRCDTLAKLSWSLDAGTPPDWVAGIGPGTLVVVDEAGMAGTVELARAVEHILRRGGSVRLVGDPQQLTAVAAGGVLGEIAATHGAVTLTQLVRFAEPAEAAATVALRDGDTTGLGFYLDVGRVHVGDLVTCAEQAYAAWAADRAAGKDALLLAATREVVARLNERARADRLVHSPGPPGPEVVLADGTRAGAGDAVITRRNDRTLPLGASDWVKNGDRFTVHAVGGDGALAVVHTGTKRRLTLPAAYVGEHVRLGYAATVHGAQGVTADTCHTVLTGAESRQLLYVALSRGRSANHLYLSTVGDGDPHSIITPAAVHPPTATDLLVAMLARDDAQASATGARRALADPAGQLRTAAVRYADALRFAAEHRLGPEVAEELEGAAEYLRPGLTAAPAWPTLRGHLALLALSDTDPVAALTTAAGMRELDSAADPTAVLDWRLPATGPPGPLPWLPAVPAALAEDPHWGPYLAARAALLTDCAARVAATAATMTPATAPGWARSLLADDRASLRADLAVWRAATDIPADDRRPTGPPRFPTAERSHQAQLDQALAVTPTAGRSVWAALADSLDPRIRRDTHWPALAEQLTAADRAGLDAAGLFAAVAAQRPLPDDLPAAALWWRLAPHLAPVTVPPIGPAAGALRPEWCAVLFGLLPAERTQPMLGAPAWPALVAAVTTGIRAGWAPADLLGAAIAGLPATVTADPAGDEVAEALVFRVAALTDPAPIDVLEPLPADLQPPDDAHLLPPVDASTTATVHPAGVLSGDEDVPFDPDYDTLPLAAAPRFSTPNPITSTGAVDAGDDADYLLEQHFWATAAVPRDRLIALNTQAAAFFTDRYVTSWAPGYLRERLGTDLTADPRFSPGYAPAGWTALVDHLRGLGATEDELLAAGLAQCARTGALIDRFRDRLTFPIHDLQGTVVGFIARRNPTAPHDGPAGPKYLNTPGTDLYRKGEHLFGLHEARAALTADATPALVEGPLDALALALAGAGQTVGVATLGTALTDRQADLLRPYIRGGDGPGILVATDNDPPGRQAAERIYWQLTTRGDDPRRLALPDGLDPADLLHRDGPTALRTAVDTSSSLADSLLDARLTPAAHDRSPSDIHTALRDAAAVIVALPPGRWLAHIDRVTEVLGVPPGTVHRAVLDTEPITAAPRGATTGPQRTSRLTPPSEDRHRTGLTGRPSHGTRPDLHHSR from the coding sequence ATGTCGCTGCACAAGCTGACCGCGGGTGACGGGTACACGTACCTGACGCGGCAGGTGGCGGCAATGGATGCCACCGAGCGGGGCCTGGCCGGTCTAGGGGACTACTACTCCCAGCGGGGTGAATCCCCCGGCGTCTGGGCTGGCGGTGGCCTGGCCGGCCTGAGCGGGGTGTCTACCGGGCAGCCGGTCGCCGAGGCGCAGATGCAGGCGCTGTTCGGCAGGGGGCGCCATCCCGACGCCGGGCGCTTGGAGGCCCAGGCCCGGGCCGCCGGGCGGACGGCGGAGCAGGCGCGGGCCGCGGGAGCCCTCGGCCTGCCGTTCCTGGTCTACCCCGCGCCTGCCGACGGCCTCCGCGCTCGCTGCGCGCAGGAGTTCGCCGCGATCAACGCCGCACGTGGACGTCCGCGCGATGCGTCTCTGCCCGAGCCGGAGCGGGCCCGCATCCGTGGCGAGGTTGCGCGCGGGATGTTCACCGAGGCCTACGGCCGACCGCCGGCCGACGCCCGCGAGCTGTCGGGGTTCCTCGCCCGGGCCTCCCGGCTGGCGACCCGCGCGGTGGCCGGCTACGACCTGACCTTCTCCCCGGTGAAGTCGGTCTCGGCGCTGTGGGCGCTGGCGCCGCGGGAGGTGGCCGAGCGGGTCGAGACCGCCCACGCCGCCGCGGTCGCCGACACCCTGGCCTGGCTGGAAAAGCATGCCTGCTTCACCCGGCTGGGCGCCGGCGGGGCGCGGCAGGTGGAGACCACCGGGCTGATCGCGGCGGTGTTCACCCACCGCGACTCGCGCGCTGGGGATCCGGATCTGCACACCCACGTGGCGGTGAGCAACAAGGTGCAGACCGACGACGGGCGGTGGCGAGCCGTGGACGGACGGGTGCTGTACAAGGCCAACGTCGCCGCCTCGGAGCACTACAACACCCGGCTGGAGGCCCACCTGGTCGCGGGGCTGGGAGTGCACTTCGCCGAGCGCCCGGGCCGGGAGCCGGGCAAGCGGACGGTCCGCGAGGTCGTCGGTGTCGACTCCGGGTTGCTCACCACCTGGTCCTCGCGGCGGCAGGCGATCGACGTCCGTCGCGGGCAGCTGGCGGCTGGCTTCCAGGCCGAGCACGGCCGGCCGCCGACGACGAGTGAGGCGATCGCGCTCGCCCAGCAGGCCACGTTGGAGACGCGGGAGGCCAAGCACGAGCCGCGCTCGCTGGCCGAGCAGCGGGCGGCCTGGCGGAAGCAGGCCCTGGGCGTCCTCGGGAGCCCGTCGGACCTGGCCGCCATGCTCGACCGCGTACTGGGCCGGGCTCCGGCGCCGCGCCCGTCCGGTGTCCCCGAAGTCTGGGTCCGATCGGCTGCGGCCACGGTGCTGGCGACGGTGAGCGGGCAACGGGCGAGCTGGCAGTTCTGGCACGTGTGCGCCGAGGCCGAGCGATTGGTGCGCGCCGCCGGCCTGGCCCCCGGCGACGTCGACCGCGCGGTGTCCCGGGTGACCGAGACGGCGCTGTCCCCCGCGCTGTCCGTTCCGCTGGGGGCACCGGATGCGGTGGTCGAGCCACCGGAGCTGCGCCGCTCGGACGGCGCCAGCGTCTACACCGTCGCCGGCGCCCAGCGCTACACCAGCCGGGCGGTGCTGGACGCCGAGGCTCTGCTGGTCACGGCCGCCGGGCGCACGGATGGGCGCCGCGCGGACCCGGCCGTCGTCGAGCTGGCGCTGCTGGAGGCCACCGCTAACGGCACCGAGCTCAACCCCGGGCAGGCGCAGCTGGTCCGCGATCTGGCTGGCAGCGGCGCCCGGGTGCAGTTGGCTGTTGCTCCGGCCGGGGCCGGGAAGACCACCGCGCTGGCGACCCTGGCCCGAGCCTGGACCGCCGGTGGCGGGACGGTGCTCGGGCTGGCCCCCTCCGCGGTCGCGGCCGCCGTGCTGCGCTCTGCCCTGGCTGGCCGCTGCGACACCCTGGCCAAGCTGAGCTGGTCCCTTGACGCAGGCACACCGCCCGACTGGGTGGCCGGCATCGGGCCGGGCACGCTGGTCGTCGTCGACGAGGCCGGCATGGCCGGCACCGTGGAGCTGGCCCGTGCCGTGGAGCACATCCTGAGGCGCGGCGGCAGCGTCCGACTGGTCGGCGATCCGCAGCAGCTGACCGCGGTGGCCGCCGGGGGGGTGCTGGGCGAGATCGCCGCCACGCACGGCGCGGTGACGCTCACCCAGCTGGTGCGCTTCGCCGAACCGGCCGAGGCTGCGGCCACCGTCGCCCTCCGCGATGGTGACACCACCGGGCTGGGCTTCTACCTCGACGTCGGCCGGGTGCACGTCGGGGATCTAGTCACCTGCGCCGAGCAGGCCTATGCCGCGTGGGCCGCCGACCGCGCCGCCGGCAAGGACGCACTGCTGCTGGCGGCCACCCGCGAGGTCGTGGCGCGGCTGAACGAGCGGGCCCGTGCTGACCGGCTGGTCCACTCCCCCGGCCCACCGGGCCCCGAGGTCGTCCTGGCCGACGGCACCCGGGCCGGCGCGGGCGATGCCGTGATCACTCGCCGCAACGACCGGACCCTGCCGCTGGGCGCCAGCGACTGGGTGAAGAACGGCGACCGCTTCACCGTGCACGCCGTCGGTGGCGACGGCGCCCTCGCCGTCGTCCACACCGGCACCAAGCGACGACTCACCCTGCCGGCAGCCTACGTCGGCGAGCACGTGCGGCTGGGCTACGCGGCTACCGTGCACGGCGCCCAGGGCGTCACCGCCGACACCTGCCACACCGTGCTGACCGGGGCCGAGAGCCGGCAACTGCTCTACGTCGCGCTCTCCCGCGGCCGCAGCGCCAACCACCTCTACCTCTCCACCGTCGGGGACGGCGATCCGCACAGCATCATCACCCCCGCCGCCGTGCACCCGCCGACCGCGACCGACCTGCTGGTGGCCATGCTGGCCCGCGACGACGCTCAGGCCTCGGCCACCGGCGCCCGCCGGGCACTGGCCGACCCGGCCGGGCAGCTGCGCACCGCCGCCGTCCGGTACGCCGACGCGCTGCGCTTCGCCGCCGAGCACCGCCTCGGACCGGAAGTTGCAGAAGAACTGGAGGGCGCCGCCGAGTACCTCCGGCCCGGGCTGACCGCCGCGCCGGCCTGGCCGACCCTGCGCGGGCACCTGGCGCTGCTGGCCCTCTCCGACACCGACCCCGTCGCCGCGCTGACCACTGCCGCCGGGATGCGGGAACTGGACAGCGCCGCCGACCCCACCGCCGTCCTGGACTGGCGGCTGCCCGCCACCGGCCCGCCCGGTCCGCTGCCATGGTTGCCCGCCGTCCCCGCTGCGCTGGCCGAGGATCCGCACTGGGGCCCCTACCTGGCCGCCCGCGCCGCTCTCCTCACCGACTGCGCAGCCCGGGTCGCCGCCACGGCCGCGACCATGACACCGGCCACCGCACCCGGCTGGGCCCGCTCCCTGCTGGCCGACGACCGAGCCTCCCTGCGCGCGGACCTCGCCGTCTGGCGCGCCGCCACGGACATCCCGGCCGACGACCGGCGACCCACTGGACCGCCGCGGTTTCCGACCGCCGAACGGAGCCACCAAGCCCAGCTCGACCAGGCCCTCGCCGTCACCCCCACCGCGGGCCGGTCGGTGTGGGCGGCCCTGGCCGACAGCCTCGACCCCCGTATCCGCCGCGACACCCACTGGCCGGCCCTGGCCGAGCAACTCACCGCAGCCGACCGGGCCGGCCTGGACGCCGCCGGTCTGTTCGCCGCCGTCGCCGCCCAGCGGCCACTGCCCGACGACCTGCCCGCTGCCGCCCTGTGGTGGCGGCTCGCACCCCACCTGGCCCCCGTGACCGTGCCTCCCATTGGCCCTGCCGCCGGAGCGTTGCGCCCGGAGTGGTGCGCCGTCCTCTTCGGGCTCCTGCCCGCCGAGCGGACTCAGCCCATGCTCGGCGCCCCGGCCTGGCCGGCGCTGGTCGCTGCGGTCACCACCGGCATCCGCGCCGGTTGGGCCCCCGCCGACCTGCTCGGCGCCGCCATCGCCGGCCTGCCTGCGACGGTGACTGCCGACCCGGCCGGCGACGAGGTCGCCGAGGCCCTGGTGTTCCGTGTCGCCGCACTAACCGACCCCGCACCGATCGACGTCCTCGAGCCGCTGCCGGCCGACCTGCAGCCACCCGACGACGCGCACCTGTTGCCGCCCGTGGACGCCTCCACGACCGCCACCGTCCACCCGGCGGGCGTGCTGTCCGGCGACGAGGACGTGCCATTCGACCCCGACTACGACACCCTTCCCCTGGCAGCCGCGCCGCGGTTCTCCACCCCGAACCCGATTACCTCCACCGGCGCAGTCGATGCCGGCGACGACGCGGACTACCTGCTCGAGCAGCACTTCTGGGCCACCGCCGCCGTCCCTCGCGACCGGCTGATCGCGCTCAACACTCAGGCCGCCGCATTCTTCACCGACCGCTACGTCACCTCGTGGGCACCGGGCTACCTGCGCGAGCGGCTGGGTACCGACCTCACCGCCGATCCGCGGTTCAGCCCCGGCTACGCCCCCGCCGGCTGGACCGCGCTCGTCGACCACCTGCGCGGCCTCGGCGCGACCGAGGACGAGCTCCTCGCTGCCGGCTTGGCTCAGTGCGCCCGCACCGGAGCGCTGATCGATCGGTTCCGGGACCGGCTCACCTTCCCCATCCACGACCTCCAGGGCACCGTCGTCGGCTTCATCGCCCGCCGCAATCCCACCGCACCCCACGACGGACCCGCTGGGCCCAAGTACCTCAACACCCCGGGTACCGACCTGTACCGGAAAGGCGAGCACCTGTTCGGCCTCCACGAGGCCCGAGCCGCCCTGACCGCAGATGCCACCCCAGCCCTCGTCGAGGGACCGCTGGACGCCCTCGCCCTCGCCCTGGCCGGTGCCGGGCAGACCGTCGGCGTCGCCACCCTCGGCACCGCCCTCACCGACCGGCAAGCCGACCTGCTCCGCCCCTACATCCGCGGCGGCGACGGGCCCGGCATTCTCGTGGCCACCGACAACGACCCACCCGGACGACAAGCAGCCGAGCGCATCTACTGGCAGCTCACCACCCGCGGCGACGACCCGCGACGACTCGCCCTCCCCGACGGGCTGGACCCGGCCGACCTCCTCCACCGCGACGGCCCCACCGCGCTGCGGACGGCCGTCGACACCTCGAGCAGCCTCGCCGACAGCCTGCTCGACGCACGACTCACCCCGGCTGCGCACGACCGGAGCCCCTCGGACATCCACACTGCGCTGCGCGACGCGGCCGCCGTCATCGTCGCTCTACCGCCGGGCCGGTGGCTGGCCCACATCGACCGGGTCACCGAAGTCCTCGGCGTGCCGCCCGGCACCGTCCACAGGGCCGTGCTCGACACCGAACCGATCACTGCAGCGCCTCGCGGGGCCACGACTGGCCCCCAACGGACGTCCCGGTTGACGCCCCCATCCGAGGATCGTCATCGGACGGGTCTTACGGGACGGCCATCGCATGGCACACGACCTGACCTGCACCATTCCCGTTAG